CTAACGCCTTCGAAACGCTAAATAAATTCCCCATCCCGTAGTCAATAATTCCGATCATTTACAGACTCCCTTTCGTCGACATAATGCCCTGGATACGAGGATCAATCTGAGTCGCTTCGTCCAGCGCACGAGCAGTGGCTTTAAATATGGCTTCAATGATGTGGTGGGTGTTCGTTCCATGATGAACAACGATATGTAAATTCATTCTGGCTTCTAAAGCAAGCTTCCAGAAAAACTCATGAACATTTTCTGTATCAAACGTGCCCACTTTCGCAGCTGGTAATTCCGCTTTCCACTCAAGGTGTGGGCGATCACTAAGATCCACCGCTACCGTTACAAGCGTTTCATCCATCGGAAGAGAGAACGATCCATAACGTTTGATTCCTGCTTTGTCTAACAGTGCTTCTCTTAAAGCTCGCCCAAGGCAAATGCCAATATCCTCTGTTAGGTGATGGTCATCCACCTCCACATCTCCTTTTCCTTCAACTGTTAGATCAAAGAATCCATGTTTTTTAAATAACTCAAGCATATGAGTAAGAAACGGAACCTGCGTGTTGATCGTGCCTTTTCCTGTCCCGTCAATTGCTAAATCAAGAGAGATGTTGGTTTCCCCTGTTTCACGTTCAATTCGACTAACTCGTTCTTCTGTCATGACTCATCTGACCCCTTTCTCGTCTCTACTGCACGGGCGTGTGCTTCTAGTCCTTCTAGTCTCGCAAAGCGAGCAATCTTATCAGCGTTCTTCTCATAGGAAGTTTTGCTGTAGTAAATCACACTAGATTTCTTCACAAAGTCATCCACATTTAAAGGGCTTGAGAATCGTGCGGTACCACTTGTCGGCAATACGTGGTTCGGTCCAGCAAAGTAGTCTCCGATCGGTTCCGAACTAAATCGACCTAAAAAGATCGCCCCGGCATGTTTAATTTTCCCTAAAAGCATAAAAGGATCTTCCGTCTGAATTTCTAAGTGCTCTGGACCTAAACGGTTCACTGCATCGATCGCTTGTGCCAAGTTATCGCAAACAACAATACCTCCGTAGTCTTTAACACTCGCTTCGGCAATCGCTTTTCGAGGAAGTGTTGCTAACTGTCGTTCAACTTCCAAGGAAACCTCATCAGCTAGCGTTTTAGAAGAGGTAACGAGAACGCTTGATGAACGGGCATCGTGCTCTGCTTGTGATAACAAATCAGCCGCGATGTCTTCTGCCCTGGCTGTATCATCGGCTAATACAACAATTTCACTTGGACCGGCAATCATATCAATATCAACGTCCCCAAAGACTTCCCGCTTCGCAAGAGCGACATAAACGTTGCCAGGCCCGACAATTTTATCAACAGGCTGAATGGATTCTGTTCCATAAGCAAGAGCCGCAACGGCTTGCGCTCCTCCTGCTTTGTAAATTTCTTTAACGCCTGCAATTTCAGCAGCGACAAGCACTCCTGCTGGCAATGTGCCTTCTTCAGATGGAGGGGAGACCATAACGATTCGTTCTACACCAGCTACAATAGCAGGCATGACGTTCATGAACACAGATGAAGGGTAAGCTGCTGTTCCACCTGGCACATAGACACCCACCGCATCAAGAGGCGTAATCTTTTGCCCAAGTATGGTCCCGTCCTCGTCTGTATCAAACCAGGAATTCCGAACTTGTTTTAAGTGAAAGGCACGAATGTTAGCGCACGCTTCTTCAAGGATCGCTATATCTTCTGAATCTAACTGACTGCGCGCTTCCTGAAACTCTTCCTCCGATACAGCCAAACTACTCAAGTCAGCTCCATCTAGCTGTTTCGTATAGGACAAGACAGCTTGGTCTTTTTGTTTTTTGACGTCGGATAGAATGGTTCGAACCGTAGCCCGTTGTTCCTCTGTTCCTCCGTCCACCGTTCGCTTAAATGCATCCAAATTGTCCGGCGTAATGATCTTCATAGTTCCGACCTCCTTACACGTACTCACTCAGCGCTTCAATCAGCGGGTCGAGTTGTTCATTTTTGATCCGATAACTAACAGGATTCACAATAAAGCGGGATGTAATATCCGCTATTCTTTCATACTCAACAAGTCCATTTTCACGAAGGGTCTGACCTGATGAAACGATATCCACGATCCGGTCTGTCAAACCAATAAGGGGTGCCAATTCAATGGAACCATTCAGAGGAATGATTTCAATTTGTTCACCTTGCTCACGGAAATACTCGGATGCAACACGAGGATACTTCGTCGCAATCTTCGGAGCAATCTTGCTAAGCGGCTTGTCAGGCAACCCGGCTACAGCGAGGTAACATCCACTTATGTTTAAGTCTAGCACTTCGTACACATCGCGGTCCTGTTCTAATAGGACATCTTTACCCGCAATTCCGCAGTCTGCAGCTCCGTATTCAACATAGGTGACCACATCCATCGGTTTCGCCATCATTAGGCGTACTTTATATTCAGGAAATTCTAAGATCAATTTCCTTGAATCCTCAACATCTGTGAAATCATAGCCAACTTTCTGCAGAAGTTCAGCAGCCTCTTCAAAAATTCTTCCCTTTGGCATGGCGATCGTTAACCAATTATTCAACAGAAGCGCCCCCTTCCGTCATATCAATTACTTGTTTGTAGCTGTTTTGTCCTTCTTCATAGTACGCTTTGTTCTGCAAAATCACTCGTTCTCCTTCAGTTCGCAGTTCTTGCGCGACTTGTAACCCCTGGTCAAAGGTATGCGGCTCATACATTACAAGAATAGGCCCCTTGTCACTCGCATGTTGTTCCATAGCTTCAACTAAGCGATCCACCCGTATCGCAAATCCTGTTGCTGAAGCTTTCGATTGGAAGGTTGGAAGCAACTGGTCATACCGACCGCCGTTACATAGAAGCGATCCTAAATGAGGCGCATACCCCTCAAACAAGATACCTGTGTAATAGCTCATATGGCTAATGAGGTTTAAATCAAAGGAGACATAGTCACTCACCCCATACGACTCAAGGAGCTGCTGCAACTGTTTTAATTCTCTCGTCGCTTGGTGACAAGCTCCATTGGTCGTGATCTCTTCGGCTGTTGCTAAGACATCTTTCTGACCTCTTAAAGAAAGCAGTTGTTTCATTCTGGCTTTATTATCATCAGAAAGATCAACTTGCCCTAATGCTTTACGGAAACCAACATAATTCTTTCTATATAAATAACGGAGGAATTCTTCTTGAGTTTCCTCTTCGTCGCCGAACACTTCTTTCAATAACCCTTTCACGTAACCAATATGGCCTACCGTTAACTGAAACTCTTCAAGACCGGCTGCCTTAAGCGTTTCAATTTGCAAAGCAATGACTTCTGCATCAGCGTATACCGAGTTCTCCCCAATATACTCTACACCGACTTGCTCAAATTGCGCCGGTTTGCCCCCTTCAATCTGTTGAGCGCGAAAGACTGGACCATCGTAACTTAAACGAAGAGGATATCCTTGCTCCTTCAGCTGAGACGCTGCTACACGTGCAATCGGCGCTGTCAGATCCGGGCGAAGAACTAGTGTGTGCCCTTGTTGGTCCAGTAATTTAAATAATTGCGTTTCTTCAATTGCACTAGCCTCTCCGACCGTTTCTAAGTATTCCATCATCGGGGTATCAAGAAATTTGTATCCCCAGGATTCAATTTTATAGGAAACAGCTTCACGAGCTTTTCGTTTCTGTTGATAGAAAAAAGGAAGCGTATCTCGCATTCCTAGTGGTTTTTCGAACGTAAGACGATTTGTCAAAACAATGTGCCCCTCTCTAATTCCGTTGATTTGAGTAAAATAATCAAAATCCTTTAGCGTGCTAATACGATAACATGATAAAGAAAGATCGTCAACGAATCTATCTTTCCCCTCTACGTCTTATCTTCCCCAAAACTATAGAGAGCAAAGCCGGAATTCATACCAAGGATGAGGAGCATTGAGGGTATAAATATTAATTTTTATCATGTATATATCTGAGAGTGCTTCAAATGATAGGAGGTGTTCATTAGCCGCTTTAATAAAGGTGTGATAAAATTTTTGTGAGTAAAGATTTGGAGGAAATAACATGAAATTATTACCGATCTATCGAATCAGGACCTTTGTGGTGCCTGAACACTTAGAGAATGTAATTGAAGGCGTCTTAGCGATCGACGAGCTGAAATATGGAAATTATAAAAATGTCGCCTGGCATTCAAATGATGGAGTCGAACAATTCGTTCCTTCTGAAGACGCCGTCCCAACAGAAGGAGAAGCCGGGGAGAGGACAAAAGTAACATCGGTCCGATTAGAGTTTTCTATTCCAAGAGATGAAGACCTGTTAAAGCGCATCATAGAAGAAGGCATTTACCCAAACCATCCTTGGGATGAGCCCGTTGTACAAGTGACAGAAGAACAGGAAGCTCGTAGACACCAATAAACTACAGTTATCGGTTACGAATTGTAATGAACAAAGACAAAGGAACAAAAAAAGACGAAACCCATTCGATTTCGTCTTTTTTCTTATATTCAATTGATGAACCTATCACACAAGCTCTTCCTCTTTGACATAATCGATCTCAAACCCTAAATCT
The nucleotide sequence above comes from Pontibacillus chungwhensis. Encoded proteins:
- the hisB gene encoding imidazoleglycerol-phosphate dehydratase HisB, with product MTEERVSRIERETGETNISLDLAIDGTGKGTINTQVPFLTHMLELFKKHGFFDLTVEGKGDVEVDDHHLTEDIGICLGRALREALLDKAGIKRYGSFSLPMDETLVTVAVDLSDRPHLEWKAELPAAKVGTFDTENVHEFFWKLALEARMNLHIVVHHGTNTHHIIEAIFKATARALDEATQIDPRIQGIMSTKGSL
- a CDS encoding ATP phosphoribosyltransferase regulatory subunit; protein product: MTNRLTFEKPLGMRDTLPFFYQQKRKAREAVSYKIESWGYKFLDTPMMEYLETVGEASAIEETQLFKLLDQQGHTLVLRPDLTAPIARVAASQLKEQGYPLRLSYDGPVFRAQQIEGGKPAQFEQVGVEYIGENSVYADAEVIALQIETLKAAGLEEFQLTVGHIGYVKGLLKEVFGDEEETQEEFLRYLYRKNYVGFRKALGQVDLSDDNKARMKQLLSLRGQKDVLATAEEITTNGACHQATRELKQLQQLLESYGVSDYVSFDLNLISHMSYYTGILFEGYAPHLGSLLCNGGRYDQLLPTFQSKASATGFAIRVDRLVEAMEQHASDKGPILVMYEPHTFDQGLQVAQELRTEGERVILQNKAYYEEGQNSYKQVIDMTEGGASVE
- the hisD gene encoding histidinol dehydrogenase, with translation MKIITPDNLDAFKRTVDGGTEEQRATVRTILSDVKKQKDQAVLSYTKQLDGADLSSLAVSEEEFQEARSQLDSEDIAILEEACANIRAFHLKQVRNSWFDTDEDGTILGQKITPLDAVGVYVPGGTAAYPSSVFMNVMPAIVAGVERIVMVSPPSEEGTLPAGVLVAAEIAGVKEIYKAGGAQAVAALAYGTESIQPVDKIVGPGNVYVALAKREVFGDVDIDMIAGPSEIVVLADDTARAEDIAADLLSQAEHDARSSSVLVTSSKTLADEVSLEVERQLATLPRKAIAEASVKDYGGIVVCDNLAQAIDAVNRLGPEHLEIQTEDPFMLLGKIKHAGAIFLGRFSSEPIGDYFAGPNHVLPTSGTARFSSPLNVDDFVKKSSVIYYSKTSYEKNADKIARFARLEGLEAHARAVETRKGSDES
- the hisG gene encoding ATP phosphoribosyltransferase, translating into MNNWLTIAMPKGRIFEEAAELLQKVGYDFTDVEDSRKLILEFPEYKVRLMMAKPMDVVTYVEYGAADCGIAGKDVLLEQDRDVYEVLDLNISGCYLAVAGLPDKPLSKIAPKIATKYPRVASEYFREQGEQIEIIPLNGSIELAPLIGLTDRIVDIVSSGQTLRENGLVEYERIADITSRFIVNPVSYRIKNEQLDPLIEALSEYV